The DNA segment AAAATGAGTTATCACCCAACTTTGTGGCTTCAAGAAGATATTTCTGAAGATCATTCAGGTTTTTGATGGCATCAATTTTAGCCAGATCCCCTTTTATGGGAGCCAGCCCTTCTGCATTTTTTTTATCCGTATCCATAAAAGAAGCATATAGATTCTGGATTTTTTCACCTTCTGAACCTGCAGAGTATGATTCTGATAAGATTTTATTTAAAATATCTAAAGAAGCATCATCTACATTTTCTCTCAGTGCATTGAAAGATCCCCAGCTCGCTTTATCTGAAGGAATCTGAGTGGTTTTCACCCAGTTTCCGTTTACGTAGCTAAAAAAATCATCCTGCGGACGCACCGACTTGTCCATGTATGCTAAATTGATTCCTTCTTCTTTCATCTCCTCTTTTTTCACCGGTTCTGCAGCAACCTCTCTCACTGTTTCGGGTTTCTGAGTATCTGCTGTTTTAGCCGTACCACACGAATTTAAAAATACAAACCCAGAAAAGGCAAGTATTCCGATATTTAGCTTTTTCATTAAAAATATTTTTTGATTGTACACAAACTTACCAAATATACATAATTTATTCATAAATGTTTATGGTTTGAAATGCAAAGTTGGTGAGAAGTAAAAATGTAAGAAGTGAGAAGTGAAAAGTGAGAAGTAAGAGGTGAGAGGTGAGAAGAGAGTTCTTTAATAAAAAAACCGCTCATTGCTGAGCGGTTTCTATTTGAATAAAATATTTATTACCAGATTTTGATTCTTTCTTCCGGTTTTTTGTAAAGCTTGTCGCCTTCTTTCACGTCGAATGCTTTGTAGAATGCATCAACATTGGTAAGAGGTCCGAAACTTCTGAAATATCCAGGAGAGTGCGGGTCTGTTTTCACCTGATTGATCATGTATTTCTCGCTTGATAATGTTCTCCAAACGGTTGCCCAGCTCAGGAAGAATCTCTGATCCTGTGTGTAACCACTGATAGGTCCAGGATTTCCTTTGTCTTTCAGATACATTTGTAATGCATCATAAGCAATATTTACCCCACCTAAGTCGGCGATGTTTTCACCATTGGTAAAGGTTCCGTTTACGAACGTTCCTTTTACCGGCTCATATTTATCGTATTGTGCAGCAAGAGCTTTTGTTGCTTTTTCAAAATTAGCTTTATCCTCCGGAGTCCACCAGTCTACAAGATTTCCGTCTGCATCGAACTGTGCTCCCGAGTCATCAAATCCGTGGCTCATTTCGTGACCGATCACAGCTCCAATTCCACCAAAATTAACAGCTGCATCTGCATTAGGATTAAAGAAAGGTGGCTGAAGAATGGCTGCCGGGAATACAATCTCGTTGTTTACAGGGTTGTAATAAGCATTCACCGTCTGTGGAGTCATTCCCCATTCTGATTTGTCAACAGGTTTTCCGATTTTAGCTAAATCTTTATTATACTGCCATTCTGTAATATTCTGAAGGTTTGAATATAAATTTCCTCCTTTAGATTCCGGAATGATTGTTAACTTAGAATAGTCTTTCCATTTATCCGGATAAGCAACTTTTACCGTAAATTTGTTTAATTTCTGCATTGCCTTTTCCTTTGTAGTAGAAGACATCCATGCTAAATTATTGATGTGTACGGCAAAACTTTTCTTCAGATAATCGATCAGTTCCACCATCTGGGCTTTAGCTTCTGCAGGGAAATATTTTTCAACATATAATTTCCCGAAAGCTTCTCCTAAAGTTCCGTTAATCAACTCATATCCTCTTTTGTTTAAAGCTCTCTGCTCCTGCTGACCTCTTAAGTATTTACCATAGAAAGCAAACCTCATGTCTCCCAGTTTTTCACTTAAATAAGAAGCGCTTCCGTTGATCATGTGGAATTTAAGATAATCTTTTATTAGAGGAAGATTTTTCTCATTTACCAATTTATCGAAATCTTTATAATAACCGATTTCTCCGATGATTACTTTATCCGTATTTACGCCCACCGCTTTAAGATAAGCAGGAAGATCAACCCCTTTTACCAATGTCTTCAATTCAGCCATTGTTCTTGGGTTGTACTGTAGCGTATTGTCACGGCTCTGCTCATTGGTAAGATAGGTTTTAGCAATGCTTTTTTCGTATTCTACAATACCTTTTGCAGCTGCATCAGCATTTTTGTATCCTAATTCTTTCAACATAGAAGCTACATATTTTGTGTATTCTGCAAGAGCTTCCGTGTTTTTGTCATTCACTTTCTGATAGTAGTCTCTACCTAATCCAAGTGATGCATTTCCTAAATAAACGGCATTCATTTTAGAATCTTTCAGATCTGCATCCACTCCCCAACCGTACATAGTATTTTCACCTTCTTTCGTTACGGAAGTTAAATAATTTTGAAGATCTTTAAGATTTTTAATCGCGTCGATTTTGTTAATATTAGCCTGGATTGGCTTGATTCCGTCTGCATTTCTTTTCTGGATATTCATATAAGTTGCATACAGATCCTGGATTTTTCTACCTTCTGTTCCATCTGCAAATTTATCTTTCAAAAGAGAATTCAGAATAGTCATTGAATTATTGTCGGTATCTTCCGCCAGCTTGTTGAAACTTCCCCAAGTCGGCTTATCGGAAGGAATTTTAGCGGTTTTCATCCATGTTCCGCTCACATAGCTGTAAAAATCGTCCTGAGGACGTACTGATTTATCCATCAGGCTAAGGTCTAAGCCTTTATCTGTCGCCTGAGCGTTCACCATTTGTGAACATATTCCTCCTAATAAAAGCAGAGAAAGCGTTAATTTTTTCATTATAATTACAATTTATACAATAGGTATATTTTATTTACAATTTGTTACTTAAAAATTTACTATTTTTAATAGTCCCGATTTATTTTTTAGAGCTTATTTTTCTGAAATTAAGATTGCTACCACATCCTGAATAACTTTCTGTGAAACGAAATGCATAAAATCAAGTCTTTCGAGATGCGGCATGTATAATTTTGAAGTAACCGCCTGATTTCCTACTCTAATGGTGTAAAAAACTGTTCCCACTTCTTTTCCGTCCTCGCCTTTTCCAGGCCCGGCCACACCGGTTGTTGATAAAGCAATATCCGTATTGAATAATTTCTGACAACCTGCTGCCATTTCACCGGCAACCTGCTCGCTTACCACTGTAAATTCTTCTACCGTTTCTGATTTAACTTTCAAAATATCAATCTTTTTCTCCGTTGCATAAGAAACAATTCCACCCGGAAAATACGCTGAACTTCCCGAAACAGAAGTAATCATTTTGGCCAATTCTCCACCGGTGCAGCTTTCTGCTGTTGAAATTGTCAGTTTTCGTTCCGTTAAAATTTCCGCAAGAATTTTTTCAATTTTATCTTCGGAAGTTGCAATAACATGATCTTTAATCAAAGGCAACAATTTCTGTATTTCATCTTCCAACTGCTGCTGAAGAAATGTCTCATTTTCTCCGGTTGCAGTCAGCCTCAACTTTACCCTAGTCCCGACAGGGAGATAAGATAATGCTAAATTTCCAGGTAAAGCCAGTTCCCAGTCTTCTATCATATCTGCTAAGATACTTTCGGGAATTCCAACTACAGAAACAATTCTTGTGGTGATATAATTCAGGCTGAATTTTTCATGCAGATACGGTACAATCTGGTCTTTGATCAATGGTTTTACTTCATAAGGAACGCCGGGAAGACTAAAAAGCAGTTTGCCGTTTTCTTCCATCATCATACAGGGCGCAGTTCCGTAATGGTTCTGAAAAACTTTTGATTTGGTGGGAACAAATGCCTGCTCTCGATTTCTTTCAAGAATTTCCAGTCGGCCCCGCCTTTCCATATATGCTTTCAGATGATTAAATGTCACCTCATCCAGCGCAATTTCGTCATTAAAAAATTCTGCAATAGCCTTTTTGGTTTTATCATCCCGGGTTGGTCCCAAACCTCCTGTGGTAATGATAAGATCCCCGATTTGAAAAGCAGAATCAATGGCCTTTTTAATGGTTTCAATCTCATCTGAAATGGTAAGAATCTGAGAGACTTTAATCCCTATATTTTTAAGTTCGGTTGCTATGAAATTAGAATTGGTGTCTACGGTGTTTCCGGATAGGATTTCGTCACCAATGGTAATCAGAACGGCATTTTTCATAAAATAATTGTCGAAAAAATTTCTACGCAAATGACGGAAAATTCTCTCTTCCGGGCAATATAAATTGATTTTTTCTATTTTTGACTGAAATTGTTTAAAACTATAATTAATAAATATGTCTAAATATGACGATGCTTCATGGCATTACGGCGGCGATTTCCCCGAAGGGCTTCCTGAGAAAAACGGAGCCACCCACACCGGAATGTTCCTGAACTGGTGTATTCACAAGGATCTTATTTCTGATGAACTGAAAGAAGGCGCTGCTGAAGAAATTAAAAAATTGAAACGCCGAGAAATTACGGGAGCAGAATTTCTTATGGAGGTAATGGATGGAAAATTCTCAGAATATGACCTGAATGCTATGGGAAATGCTTTTGCACAGGACTATTATAAAGATGAAACTGATTTTGGCAACCGTTTCAGCTCATTTGCTGATGATTACGTTAATCTTTTTGACACCAAAGCAGAAGAAAATGATTATGAATATGAAACATTCTATCATATTGAAGATACTTACGAAAACTATGATCTGATGAAACAGATTGTTGATTACCGCTTTGATGAATGGAAGGAGTATAAAAATCTGAATTAATAAAAAACCTCACAGGTTTGAAACCTGTGAGGTTTATATTTTAAATTTATCATAATTAATTGTGCTTAACCCAGATTAATTCATCGGTCTTATAGCCTACTCTTTTTGCTTTTTCCAGGAATCGCTGTCTTATACTTTCCGGAAGTTCTTTGGTGCGGGAAAGAATCCAGAGATATTTTAAATTATTCCCCATGACTAAAGCATACTGGTAATTATCATCAATATCTACCACGTTGTAACCTGCCCAAATGGGTTTAAAGAAAGAAACTTTTAAACGGGCTTCCGTTTCTTTATTCACGAATCGGGCTTCTCCCACAGACTGTTTCCATTCTTTTTTCACGTAATTGTAGCCTTTATTGTCTACTTTAATCGTTCCGTCCGGATTTTTGGAATAGGTTGCAGTAACATTATCCATATCCTTCTCAAATTTATAATCGAAACGGGCTATTTCGTACCAGGTTCCAAGATATCTGTCGGCATTGAAATTCTGAACTGCTGTGGCGCCTTTCGGAATTCCCACAGAGCATGAACTTAAAACAAGAAGTCCTAAAACACCTAAAGAAAAGGGGATTGCAATTTTCTGAAAAGTCTTCATAATAGATTTTTTTGTGGTATCCTAAATTCTTCAAAAATGATGCCTGAACGAGATTAATTCCTCCCGGAAATTGTACTTATGCCATAGATTGTTGCAGCCCGACTTGAGCGGAGCTCTTTTTGTGAAACAAAAAAGCGGGAGCGGAAGGCGGAAAAAGCTGCCCAAAAATTAAGAAAAGACTTTCAGGAAATTATCTTTAAAACTTCCGGAAATTTCAATTTCGGTATTGTCGGAAAGTGTTGCTGTACCGCTTTTGTGATAAGATTTCACGAAATTGATATTGATAATATGGGAACGGTGAACCCTTACAAAAGGATGTTCCAATAGATCATCGAAATGCTTCAGAAACCGGCACACCATTTTTTTGGAGCCATCCGTAAGAAACACCTGCGTAAAATTTCCATCTGCCTGAAGCCTTAGAATATCCTCCGTTTTCACCACATCAAATCCCTGCAATGTCGGGAGAATCAGCTGTTGCTTTTCGGGTTTTAACTTTAAGTTTTCAAGGAGAATTTTATTCCGGTTGAAATCTTCTTTCTTCTCAATGCTTTCTGCCACTTTGTTGACTGCCAGAATTAACTCCTGAATATCGATCGGTTTTAAAATATAATAACTCGCCGATTTATTAAGTGCCTGCAGCGAGTATTGTGAAAAAGCTGTGATGAAAATTGTCTCGTAGGAAAAATCTTTCGTTGCTTCCAACACATCAAAAGCATTTCCGAAAGGCATTTCCACATCCAGGAAAACAAGTTGCGGCTGCTTTTCGGCAATCAGCGGAACCGCTTCCTTAATATTCTCCGCCTCGCCCAAAATCTCTACCTGCGGACAATATTTGTTGAGGTAATTCCTCAAAACTTCTCTTGCGATCACTTCATCGTCTACGATGACGGCTTTTATTTTCATTTGTTCACCAATTTATATCTTATTTCCACAAGAACGCCCTGTGTATTTTGTTTATCTGTAATATTGCACTGAATTTCCTGATGATAGAGATCATTCAGCAGAGCAATTCTTTCCAGGGTATTTTTCATTCCGCGGCCTTTTCTTGCTTTCTGATGTTCTGTTTTTTGTTTTTTGCTTTCTTCGATCCCGATGCCATTGTCTTCAACAGTAATTTTTAAATATTGATTGTCTTTTTCAAAATACAGCTTTAAAAATCCTTTTGTGGTTCTGTAACGAAGTCCGTGCCAGATGGCATTCTCAAGAAACGGCTGCACCAGCATTCCGGGAACTTTCAGGCTTTGGGTATTGAGGCTTTCATCCACTTCAATTTCATAATCGAATTTATCTGAAAAACGTGTTTTTTCCAACGCAAGATAGTTCTGAAGCAGATCCAGTTCCTGCTGAAACGGGATAAAATCTTCGGTGGAATTTTCCATCACGCCGCGCATCAGTTTTGAGAATTTGGTTAAATATTGATTGGCTTCCAGTTCATTGTTTGTGGCAATGAAATGATTAACCGAATTTAAGCTGTTAAAAATAAAATGCGGATTCATCTCACGGCGCAGCGATTGCAATGCAATTTTTTTATTTTTTATCTGAACTTTTTTTAGGGTCCTGAAAATAAAGATGATGAGTGCGGATAAAACCAGTAAAACTCCGATTAAACTGTAATTGAACACATTTTTCTTGCGAATAAGTTCATCTTTCAGCTGTTTTTCTTTTTCCAGCTGGGCAATCCGCTGTTCTGTGTCTTCCAGGATTTTTTCATCAGCCAGGCTTTTATCTTTTGACACCAGATCCGGCAGTTTTCCTAAAAAATCTCTGTAGAGCCGTACAGAAGCATCGGTATTTTCAGACATATTGTAGAGGCTGTCGAGTTTTTTCACACTTTTCTGTGCTTCAAGCGTATGCCCTTTTTCTAAAGCGATTCCGTACGATTTTTTTAACAGACTGATGGCTTCCCCGATATCATCTTTTTTAATATAAATATCGGCAAGCTCCTGAATCTGCTCCACTTCCTTTTTAGAATTATCTTTAACAAAATCCTCTTTTAAAACGGTCTTTTTAGC comes from the Chryseobacterium nepalense genome and includes:
- a CDS encoding M13 family metallopeptidase, translating into MKKLTLSLLLLGGICSQMVNAQATDKGLDLSLMDKSVRPQDDFYSYVSGTWMKTAKIPSDKPTWGSFNKLAEDTDNNSMTILNSLLKDKFADGTEGRKIQDLYATYMNIQKRNADGIKPIQANINKIDAIKNLKDLQNYLTSVTKEGENTMYGWGVDADLKDSKMNAVYLGNASLGLGRDYYQKVNDKNTEALAEYTKYVASMLKELGYKNADAAAKGIVEYEKSIAKTYLTNEQSRDNTLQYNPRTMAELKTLVKGVDLPAYLKAVGVNTDKVIIGEIGYYKDFDKLVNEKNLPLIKDYLKFHMINGSASYLSEKLGDMRFAFYGKYLRGQQEQRALNKRGYELINGTLGEAFGKLYVEKYFPAEAKAQMVELIDYLKKSFAVHINNLAWMSSTTKEKAMQKLNKFTVKVAYPDKWKDYSKLTIIPESKGGNLYSNLQNITEWQYNKDLAKIGKPVDKSEWGMTPQTVNAYYNPVNNEIVFPAAILQPPFFNPNADAAVNFGGIGAVIGHEMSHGFDDSGAQFDADGNLVDWWTPEDKANFEKATKALAAQYDKYEPVKGTFVNGTFTNGENIADLGGVNIAYDALQMYLKDKGNPGPISGYTQDQRFFLSWATVWRTLSSEKYMINQVKTDPHSPGYFRSFGPLTNVDAFYKAFDVKEGDKLYKKPEERIKIW
- a CDS encoding CinA family nicotinamide mononucleotide deamidase-related protein, yielding MKNAVLITIGDEILSGNTVDTNSNFIATELKNIGIKVSQILTISDEIETIKKAIDSAFQIGDLIITTGGLGPTRDDKTKKAIAEFFNDEIALDEVTFNHLKAYMERRGRLEILERNREQAFVPTKSKVFQNHYGTAPCMMMEENGKLLFSLPGVPYEVKPLIKDQIVPYLHEKFSLNYITTRIVSVVGIPESILADMIEDWELALPGNLALSYLPVGTRVKLRLTATGENETFLQQQLEDEIQKLLPLIKDHVIATSEDKIEKILAEILTERKLTISTAESCTGGELAKMITSVSGSSAYFPGGIVSYATEKKIDILKVKSETVEEFTVVSEQVAGEMAAGCQKLFNTDIALSTTGVAGPGKGEDGKEVGTVFYTIRVGNQAVTSKLYMPHLERLDFMHFVSQKVIQDVVAILISEK
- a CDS encoding lipocalin family protein, which encodes MKTFQKIAIPFSLGVLGLLVLSSCSVGIPKGATAVQNFNADRYLGTWYEIARFDYKFEKDMDNVTATYSKNPDGTIKVDNKGYNYVKKEWKQSVGEARFVNKETEARLKVSFFKPIWAGYNVVDIDDNYQYALVMGNNLKYLWILSRTKELPESIRQRFLEKAKRVGYKTDELIWVKHN
- a CDS encoding LytR/AlgR family response regulator transcription factor: MKIKAVIVDDEVIAREVLRNYLNKYCPQVEILGEAENIKEAVPLIAEKQPQLVFLDVEMPFGNAFDVLEATKDFSYETIFITAFSQYSLQALNKSASYYILKPIDIQELILAVNKVAESIEKKEDFNRNKILLENLKLKPEKQQLILPTLQGFDVVKTEDILRLQADGNFTQVFLTDGSKKMVCRFLKHFDDLLEHPFVRVHRSHIININFVKSYHKSGTATLSDNTEIEISGSFKDNFLKVFS
- a CDS encoding tetratricopeptide repeat-containing sensor histidine kinase; the protein is MKMIKLFVLFFVMAFGNTAYSQSRVVEDVQVQSKRLKKAVDTKDESAQADSYYNIGETFFNDGNFRKSEEYYTKAKNIYEKLNDKPNIEKASRKLAQSQEKQNKITPAISNYSRAAEVAPSKSRALNTNDVTRLSVNSPEAKEEAIQNNIQLNEKDKDKGDLAASYSQMADVNIQQNDIPKAEANLKNAYKISKKEAPQQALEINQKLTDFYVENKNYDKAIEAKKTVLKEDFVKDNSKKEVEQIQELADIYIKKDDIGEAISLLKKSYGIALEKGHTLEAQKSVKKLDSLYNMSENTDASVRLYRDFLGKLPDLVSKDKSLADEKILEDTEQRIAQLEKEKQLKDELIRKKNVFNYSLIGVLLVLSALIIFIFRTLKKVQIKNKKIALQSLRREMNPHFIFNSLNSVNHFIATNNELEANQYLTKFSKLMRGVMENSTEDFIPFQQELDLLQNYLALEKTRFSDKFDYEIEVDESLNTQSLKVPGMLVQPFLENAIWHGLRYRTTKGFLKLYFEKDNQYLKITVEDNGIGIEESKKQKTEHQKARKGRGMKNTLERIALLNDLYHQEIQCNITDKQNTQGVLVEIRYKLVNK